The bacterium genome window below encodes:
- a CDS encoding type II toxin-antitoxin system HicB family antitoxin — translation MFFHVTLQHAEDDWVVVECPTLPGCVSQGKDEKEALENIKEAITAWLWAEDQKAVANIHAQPVLVAV, via the coding sequence ATGTTTTTTCATGTAACGCTTCAACACGCGGAAGACGACTGGGTTGTCGTCGAGTGCCCGACCCTGCCTGGGTGCGTATCTCAGGGCAAAGACGAAAAAGAGGCATTGGAGAATATCAAAGAAGCGATCACTGCTTGGCTTTGGGCCGAAGATCAGAAAGCAGTCGCTAATATCCATGCGCAACCGGTGCTGGTCGCCGTTTGA
- a CDS encoding type II toxin-antitoxin system HicA family toxin: protein MSRLGNISGKEAAKAFAKAGWQPIGQVGSHLVLVMPGIRVNLSIPQHKELSTGTLRALIRNAGMTVEEFLKLL, encoded by the coding sequence GTGAGCAGGTTGGGTAACATTTCTGGCAAAGAAGCGGCCAAGGCGTTCGCAAAAGCCGGATGGCAGCCTATCGGACAAGTAGGAAGCCATCTTGTCCTTGTCATGCCTGGCATCCGAGTCAATTTATCGATACCCCAGCACAAAGAGCTATCCACGGGAACGCTTCGCGCGCTAATTCGTAACGCTGGGATGACTGTTGAGGAGTTCTTGAAGTTGCTTTAG